Genomic window (Streptomyces cadmiisoli):
GCCCGCCCTGGCGCAGCAGATGTTCTGGGAGCTCCTGGAAGACCTCGGCTGGGGCGCGGACGAGGTGGACTTCCTGCTGCCCCCGCAGTTGTCGGGCCGGATGAGCGACCGCATCTCGGTGGGCCTGCCCGCACCGGACGCCCGCCGGATCAACGTGGTGCGCCACGTCGGCAACAACGGCAACGCCCTGCCGTTCCTGCAGCTCGCCGAGTTGCTGCGGCAGTGGCAGGGCCCCGGCCGGGCCGTCGCGATCGCCGTGGAGTCCAGCAAGTGGATCAAGTCGGGCATCGCGCTGGAGCGGTCATGACCCGCACCGGCGGAGCCCTCGGCCCGACGGCCCCGGCCGGCACCTGGCACGACCCCGGGGCGCTGCGCGCCCTGCGCACCCTGCACCGGTCCGGGAAGCTCGCCGCCGAGTACGGGGCCGTGCGCGGCCTGCTGGCCCGGATGCCGCCGGCCGATCTGCCGGCCGCCGGACAGCTGCTGTCCCGGGTCGATCCGCGGACGGTGCGGCGGCACGCACCGGACGTCGCGGTGGTGGCGGTCGCCGTCACCGGCCATTCCACGGTGGCACCGGTGGTGGCGCCGCTCACCGCCGAACTGGCCCGGCACGGGCTGCTGCTGGAGGCGAGGGTCGCGCCGTACGGGGCGTACCTCCAGGATCTGATGCGGCCCCCCGCCGAAGGGCTGCCGCAGGTCACGCTCTGCCTCCTGGACGCGCACACCGTCTTCGACGACGTCACGGTGCCGTGGCGGGTGGAGGACGTCGAGTCGGCGGCGCGCGCCCGGCTCGCCCTGCTCGGCGGCGCGGTGCGCGCCCATCAGGAGGCGGGGCGCGGACTGCTCGTCCTCAACACCGTGCCGCTGCTGCGGCGGTTCACGCACCAGCTGATCGATCTGCGTTCCCGGGCCCGGCTCGGCGCGGTGTGGCGAGAGTTCAACTGCGGCCTGCTGGCGCTCGCGGAACGGTATCCGGGCGTGGTCACCGTCGATCTCGATCCGCTGGTCGGCGAGGGCGTGCCCGCCTGCGAGCCGCGCACGGCGCAGTACGCCCGGGCCCGGCTGTCCGACGCCCTGCTGGCCGCCTGCGCCCGGGAGACCGCCCATGTCGTACGGGCGAGTCTCGGCCGCGGACGCAAGGTCCTGGTGCTGGATCTGGACGGGACCCTGTGGGGCGGGGTGCTCGGCGAGGCGGGGCCCGACGGCGTCGAGCTCGGCGCCGGACTGCGCGGCGAGGCCTTCCAGGAGTTCCAGCGCGTCGTCGCGCAGCTCGGCTCGCAGGGTGTGCTGCTCGCCGTCAGCAGCAAGAACGACGAGGCCCTGGTGCGCGAGGCGCTGCGCGGCCATCCGGCGATGCTGCTGCGGGAGGACTCCTTCGTCCGCGTGAACGCCAACTGGAAGGCCAAGCACGACAATCTGCGGGACATCGCCGACCGGCTCGGCCTCGGTCTGGACGGATTCGTCTTCGCCGACGACAGCCTCTTCGAGTGCGGGCTCGTCGCGGAGCGGCTGCCGGAGGTCGCCGTGGTCCGGGTCGACGACGAGCCGGCGCTGCACCCCTCGGCGCTGCTGGCGGACGGATGGTTCGACCTGTTCGAGCTGACCGAGGCCGATCTGGCGCGGGCGGCCCGCTATCGCACCGAGGCCCTGCGGGAGGAGTTCCGCGAGGACGTCGGCTCCTACGAGGAGTACCTCGAAGGGCTGGGCATCGAGGTGACGCTGCGGCCGCCCGGGGAGGCGGACCTCGCGCGGGTCTCCCAGCTGACGCTGCGCACGAACCAGTTCCACCTGGCCACCGAGCGCCTCGAGGTGCCGCGGGTCGCGGACTGGCTGGAGCGTCCCGGCCGGCATGTGATCGCGGTGCGGGCCCGGGACCGGTTCGGCGACCACGGCCTGGTCGGCGCGCTGTTCCTGCGGCGCGACGGCGGGCTGCTGCGCATCGACAACTTCGTGCTCAGCTGCCGGGTGTTCTCGCGTGGCATCGAGGGCGGCTGTGTGGCGGCGGTGCTGGACTTCGCCCGCTCCACCGGCGCGGACGCCGTGACGGGCCGGTACCTGCCGTCGCCGCGCAACGCCGCGTTCGCCTCCTTCTACAGCGACCACGGCTTCACCGTCCTCGACCGTGACCCGGACGCCGCGGACGGCAAGCACGGCAAGCACGCAGTTCATTTCCGGCACGACCTCGCCACGCGCGTCCCCGCGCCCGCGCATCTGCGGCTGGACGCGGCCTTCGGACCCTTCGACGCACCACGGAACGGACAGGGAGAGCAGTCATGACCACGGTCCTCGCGGACACCACGGACTTCCGCACCCTCCTGGGGGAGGAACTCGGCCTGCACATCGGCGCCGACGACCTCGACCGGCCCCTGGCCGACTTCCCCGACTGGGACTCGGTGCTGCTGCTGCGCATGGTGACCGTCGTGGAGGCCGCGACCGGCCGGCGGGTCGCGGTGGCGGACCTGCTGCAGGCCCGGACCTTCCGGCAGTTGTACGAGGCGGTGGCCGGCCGATGACGTCGACACCCCGCCAGGACACTGAGCCCCCTGTGCGCATCCACGCCCTGTTTCCCGACACCCCGCTGGACATCCTCTGCCCGCCCGCCCTCGCACGGCTCGTCACCGGCCGCGCGCCCGGGCGGGCGCCGGCCGCCGACGCCCCGCCCGCACCGGACGGGCGGCGGCGGGAGAAGGGAGCGGCCCGATGATCCCGGTGGCCGAACTGCGCAGGTTCGCCCTGCCGCACGCGTACGCCCTGGGCGTCCCCGCGGACGTACTGCACCGGGTGCTGCGCGCCGTGCACGACGACGCCGCGGACGACGCTCCCGGCGGCTGGGTCCACGCGTGGGCCTCGCTCGCGGCGGCGGCCGAGGCCCGCGGCCGCGACCTGGACGCCGTCCGGTACCACGCCCTGGCCCGCTTCCCGTACGTCGACGGGCCGCCGCGGCGGGCCGCGCAGGAGGCGTGCGTGGCGGCGTTCGACCGCTGGCGCAAGGAGGTGCCCGGCATCTCCCGGCTCGATCTGCCCTTCGACGGCTCGGGGTTCGCGTGCTGGGCGGCCGGACTGTCGCGGCGGCACCCGCTGCCGCTGATCCTGGTCGTCGGCGGCATCACCGGCACGAAGGAGCAGTGGGCGCCGGTGCTCGCGCGTGCCGAACGGCTGGACGCGGCCGTCGTGGTCACGGAACTGCCCGGCGTCGGTGAGAACGGACTCTCCTACGGAACGGACAGCACCCGCATGCTGATGTATCTCGTCGATGTGCTCGGCCGGGCCGCCGACGTCACCCGCACCTGTGTCGTGGGCCTCAGCTTCGGCGGCCATCTCGCCCTGCGGCAGGCCCTGGAGGACGACCGGGTGCGGGGGCTGGCGACCGTCGGCGCCCCGGTCCGCGACTTCTTCGCGCGGATCGCCCGGGGCACCCCGCTGCCCCGGCTGGTGAGCCTGACGCTCTCCCATGTGACGCGGACCCCGGTCGAGCGGCTGCCGGCCGAACTGGCCGGCTGGGGCGTGGACGAGGAGCGGCTGTCCCGGCTGAGCGCGCACGTGGCCTGCGCGGCCGGCCGCGGCGACGAGCTGGTGCCGTACTCCGACGCCGAGTTGCTCCGGCGGACCGTGCCGCGGTTGCGGCTGGTGGAGAACGACGTGCTCGGCGGCGCCCCGGAGCGGGCGGCCGAGACCCGTCTGTGGCTGCTCGCGCAGGCGCTGCGGACGGTGGGGACGGCGGGCGGCGTACGGCGGGCGGCGGCGGCCCGGGCCCGGGTGCTGCGGGCTCGCCACCGGCCGGCCCGGGCGTCGGCCGGGGCGCCCGCATGACCGCGGGTGCCCCGGTGTCCTGCCTCGGGCGGGCGCCTCGCGCGGATGCGCGGCTGCGGCTGTTCTGCTTCCATCACGCGGGCGGCGGGGCCTCGTTCTTCTCGTCCTGGCCCGCCCGCGTGCCGCCCGGGGTGGACGTGCTGCCGGTGCAGTTGCCCGGCCGTGAGGGCCGCTACCGGGAGCGCCGGTTCCAGGACGCCGGCGAGGCGGTCGAGGCCCTCGACCGGGACCTCGGCCCCCTGCTGGACGAGGGGCCCTGGGCGGCGTACGGGCACAGCATGGGCGCGTTGCTGGCCTGCGCGCTGGCGGCGGCCCGGCTGCGGGCCGGCGGCCGGGGTCCCGAGGCGCTGTTCCTCGGGGCGTACGCGGCTCCGCACCGTACGTCCGCGCTGCCGGCCCCGGACCGCTTCGACGACGGTGAACTCGCCCGGCTGCTGGTGGGTTTCGGCGGCCTGGACGCACGGTTCCTCGGGCGGGACGACTGGCTGCGGGCGCTGCTGCCCGTCGTCCGGGACGACCTGCGGATCTGCGCGAGCCACCACCGGGCCGGGCTGCCGGACCCGCACGACGCGCGGACCCGGCTGCCCCTCACCCTGGAGGCCTTCGCCGGCACCGACGATCCGCTCGTCGCCCCGGACGCGGTGCGGGACTGGGGGCGCTACGCGCGCGACGTCCGGCTCACCTCCCTGCCGGGCGGGCACTTCTTCCCGCGCGAGGCACCGGAGCCGTTCTTCGCCCGGTTCATCCCCGCGCTGGCCCGGCTCCTGGCAGGTCCGGGCGCAGCACGCGCGGCACCCGGCTGATCCGCCGGTCGATCTCGGCGGCGTTCTTCTCGTACAGCGCGCGCTGCTCCCGGACGCCGGGCATGGTCCACGTCGGGCGTGAGGTGCCGTCGGCGAACGAGAGGCCCGGGGTGTCGGGGCCCAGTCCGGTGAGGGTGAGCGCGAACCGCTCCAGGTAGTCGATGTCGCCGGCCTCGGTCATACGGAACGGCCGGTCGTGGCCGGGGTAGATGACATCGGACACGGCGAGCACCCGGTCGATGCTGCGGGTGGCGGCGTCCTCGTCCCAGAAGACGAGCGGGTTGCGCCGGGTCCGGGCCACGTACGCGAAGTGCAGGGCGTCGCCGGTGACGGTGGCGCGTCCCCGATCGGTGCGCACGACGACGCCGATGCTGCCGGGCGAGTGCCCGGGCAGGGCGAGCACCTCGACGCCGGGGATGATCTCCTCGCCGTCGGTGACCTCGCGGACCGGGAGCTGCTCCAGCAGCAGGCCGGTCCAGCCGGGGGTGGCCCAGTCGTCGGCGTGCGGGGTGTGGGCGTAGCGGCGCTCGTCGCGGTGGACGACGAGGGTGGCGTGCGGGAAGAGGTCGATGTTCTGGACGTGGTCCCAGTGCGCGTGGGTGAGGACGACGGTGTCGATGTCGCCGGCGGTCAGTCCGTGGGCGGCCAGCGCGTCCCGCAGGAAGGGGCGGCGGCCGACGTGGGCGGCGTCGACGAGGACGGTACGGGACCGTCCGGCGGTGTCCGGGCCGCGGACCAGGAACACCCCGCAGAAGGCGGGATGGCCCTGGTCGGTGTCGATGGCGAAGCCGGGCAGGAGGATGTCGATCGTCGGCATGGCGGTCCCTGGGTCGGAGGGGTGTCGCGGTGGTGGGTCACGGCCGGTGGCCGGCCGGGCCGTCGGCGGCCTCGCGGATCGCGTCGAGGCTCGCGGGGTCGACGAGGGCGGACAGGTCGCCGGGGTCCGCGCCGGTGGCGAGGGCGCGCACGAGCCGGCGCATGACCTTGCCGTTGCGGGTCTTCGGCAGACCGGGCACGGAAACGACGCGGCCGGGCCGGAACGCGGCCCCGAGCGCGTCGGCGACCCGGCGCCGGATGCGTTCGAGGTCCGCCGTGTCCAGGGTCCTGCCCGGCACGGGAACGGCGAACAGCCACAGGGACTCGCCCTTGACGGGGTCGGGGACGCCGACGGCGGCCGCCTCGGCGAGTGCCGGGTCGGTGAGGGCGGCGTCCTCCGCCTCCGCGGGGCCCAGGCGTTTGCCGGCGACCTTGATGACGTCGTCGAGGCGCCCGTGCACGAACCACTCCTGTCCCACCCGGGACACGAGGTCGCCGTGCGACCAGCGGCCGGGCCGCCGGCTGAAGTAGGCGTCGGCGAACCGCTTCCGGGCCCGCCACAGGCCCCGGGTCATACCGGGCCAGGAGCGCCGCACGACCAGTTCCCCGATCCGGCCCTCGGGCACCTCGGTGCCGGAGTCGTCCTCGACACGGGCGTCGATGCCCAGACACGGTCCGGCGAATCCGCGGGGCGACTGGGGCAGGGTCGGCGCGGAGGCGAGCAGGGAGCCGCCGACCTCCGTACCGCCGCAGATGTTGATGACGGGGCTGCGTCCGCCGCCGAACTCGGCGAAGTACCAGTGCCAGGCCTCCGCGGTCCACGGCTCCCCGGTGGAGCCGAGGACCCGCACCCGGGACGGCGCGGCGGGCCGCGGCGGGTCGGCGCGCAGCATCGTCCGCGACAGGCTCGGCGAACTGCCGAACACGGTGACCTCGTGCTCGTCGAGCAGCCGCCGCAGGCGGCCGGCGTCCGGATGGTCGATCGCGCCCTCGTAGGCCAGGACGCAGGCCCCGGCGAGGGCGGCGCCCACCGCGACGAGCGGGAACATGATCCAGCCGGGGTCGGTCACCCAGAACACCACGTCGTCGGGCCGGAGATCGAGGTTGAAGCGGGTCTCGCTGCCGACCTGCGCGGTGAAGCCCCCGTGGGTGTGGACCGCGCCCTTGGGGCGGCCGGTGGTGCCGGAGGTGTGCAGCAGGAGGAAGGGCGCTGCGGCGTCGAGCGAGACCGTCGCGGCGGGCTCGGCGGCGAGCACCTCGTCCCAGCCGGTCGCCGGCACCCGCTCCCCGGGACCGGCGGGCCGCTCGGGCACGACGACCAGCTGACGGACGTCGGGCGCCTCGGCGACCGCGCGGCGGGCCACCGCCGCCATGTCGTGCGGGCGTCCGTGCCGGCCGCTGGTCCGGGCGGTCACCAGGACCCGGGCGCCGGAGTCGACGAGCCGGACGGCGAGTGCCCGCGCGCCGAAGCCGGAGAACAGCGGCACGAGGATCGCCCCGATGCGGGCGCAGGCGAAGATCAGCAAGAACGCCTCGGGCCCGGGCGGCAGATGGCACGCCACCCGGTCTCCGGCGCCGACGCCGAGGCGGCGCAGTCCGCCGGCCGCCCGGGCGCTGAGCGCGGTGACCTCGTCGTAGGCGAGCACCCCGCGGGTGCCGTCCTCCCGTTCCCAGCGCAGGGCGGGCGCCCGGCCGCGGCCCTGCCGGACGTGGCGCTCCAGGCAGGAGTCGACGAGGTTGGTGCGCCCGCCGGGGAACCACCGGGTGAAGGCGATGCCGCCGGACTCGTCGCACATCCGCTCGGGGCGCAGGTGCCAGACGATGCCGATGTCCTCGACGGCCCGCTCCCAGAACCACTCGGGGTCGGCCACGGACCGGGCCTGGAGCGCGCGGTAACCGCCGTCGACGCCGTGCCGGCGGCAGAAGGCGGCGATGTTGCCGTGCTCGGTGAACTCCGCGGTCGGACGCCACGCGTACGCGTTCATGCCGCCCCGTTCTCGATCAGTGCGGCGATGCCCTGGCCGCCGCCGATGCACAGGGCGACCACCGCGTACCGGCCGCCGGTGCGGCGCAGTTCGTGGGCCGCCTTGAGGAGCAGCACGGTGCCGGTGGCGCCGATGGGGTGTCCGAGGGCGATGGCGCCGCCGTTGGGGTTGACCCGCTCGGGGTCGAGTCCGAGGGTGTCCAGGACCGCCAGTACCTGGGCCGCGAACGCCTCGTTGAGCTCGACCACGTCGATGTCGTCGAGGGTGAGGTCGTTGCGGCGCAGCAGGACGCGCACGGCGTCGGCGGGCGCGAGGCCCATGATCTCCGGTTCCAGCGCGGTGACGGCCGTGTCGCGCAGGCGGCACAGGGGCGTGGTGCCCGGGGCGAGGTCGGCGGTGCGCATCAGCAGGACGGCGGCGGCGCCGTCGTTGAGGCCGGCGGAGTTCCCGGCGGTGACCGTGCCGTCCGGCGCGAAGGCGGCGGGGAGGGCGGCGAGTTTCTCCACGGTCGTACCGGGCCGGGGGTGCTCGTCGCGTTCGACCATGCCGTCCGCGGTGGCGACGGGCACGATCTGCTCCTCGAACCGGCGGGAGGCGACGGCCGCGGCGGCGCGTCGCTGGCTCTCGGCGGCCCAACGGTCCTGCCGCTCGCGGGAGATGCCGTGGCGCCGCGCGACGAGTTCGCCGGTCACGCCCATCGGGTAGTTCCCGAACGGATCGGTGACCAGGGAGGTCGTGCCGTCGACGGAGGGCTGACCGGGGACTTCGCCGGGCGCGCGTTCGCCGTAGTCGAGCAGGGGCTGACGGGTCATCGACTCGTTGCCGCCGGCCACGACGACGTCGGCGGCACCGAGTGCGAGGCTCTGCGCGGCCGTCCACACCGCCTGGAGGCCGGAGCCGCACAGCCGGTTGACGTTGTGGGCGGTGACCCGCACCGGCAGGCCCGCGCTCAACGCGGCCCGCCGGGCGTTGAACGCCTCGGGGCCGACCTGGCCGACGCAGCCCAGCACCACCTCGTCCACGGCGCCGGGTTGCATCCCGGCGCGGACGACGGCCTCCCGGATCACCAGGGCGCCCAGCCGGTGGGTGCGAGCGGTGCTCAGGGCGCCTCGGCAGCGGCCGATCGGTGTGCGTGCGCCGTCGACGACGGCGATGTCCACGGGCATCGGGGTCACTCCTTCGCTGGGTTCGCCGGGTTCGCGCGGTCGGCCGCCGCGGATGCGGACAGCAGCAGGCGGGCGTCCCGGTCGGGTCGCACGAGCAGCGCCGCGAGCAGGGCCCCGCCGATCAGCAGGCAGGCGGCCAGGTCGAAGGCCCGGCCGTAGCCGACGCCCGGGTCCGGCGCGGCGTCGATGATCCGCCCCGTGACGTACGGGGCGAGCAGGCTGGACAGGGACGCGAGGGCGTACGACAGTCCGAGGGCGGCGCCGCGCCGGTCGGCCGGGCAGATGTCGGCGATCGCCGCGTTGGTGAGCGGTGTCTGCCCGTTGCCCGCGGAGAACGCGAGCACCAGCAGGGGCAGCAGCGCGACGGGACCGACCCGGGTGGTGAGCAGCATGCACACCCCGGCGAGCAGCGGCAGCAGGGCACCGAGGAGGCCCTGCGCGACGCGGGCGGTGCACCCCGCGCGCAGCAGCCGGTGCGCGACGACGCCCGCGGTGAGGACGAGTACGGCCATGGCGAGGGCGGGCAGGCCGACGGTCGCGCTGATCCGCGCGGCGCTGAAGCCGGCCCGTTCCTCCAGGAAGAGGGGCAGCCAGGCGAAGCCGAGGGCGAGGGTCCACAGGACGGCGAAGGTGGAGAGCGTGGCGCCCAGCCAGGTGCCGGTGGTGACGATGCGTCGCAGCGGTACGCGCACGCGTGCTGGGGGCCGGTCGGCCACGTCGGGTCCGAGCCGCACCGTGTACGGCCCGCCGCCGCCCAGCCGCAGCCACGCGGCGGCCCACAGCACTCCCGCCGCCCCGAGCAGTCCGAAGGCGGCGCGCCAGCCGAGGGTGTCGGTGACCAGGAGCACCAGCGGGGCGGCCAGGACGGTGCCGCCCGCGCCGCCGGCCACGACGACGGCCGAGGGCAGGGCGCGCCGCTTCTCGGGGTACCAGGTGAAGGCGGTGTGGTTGGCGAGCGGATAGCCCGGCCCCTCGCCCGCCCCGAGCACCACGCGGGTGGCGACGAGGGCGCCGAATCCGGCGGCCGGCAGCAGGATCGGCAGTTGCGCCGCCGCCCACACCAGGGCGAGCGCGGCGAGCAGGGGCCGGGGGCGGATGCGGTCGCCCAGGTGGCCGACGAGGCCGGCGGAGAGGCTGAACAGCAGGTAGAAGCTGCCGGCGACGGTGCCGAACTCGGTCGCGCTGAGCCCCAGTTCCTCCTTGACGGGGCCGGCGGTGAGCCCGAGGACGGCCTTGTCGGCGGCGTTGATGACGATGAACAGCGCCAGCAGGACCAGAACGGTGCGGGCCCGGGGGCCGGTTCCGTCGGAGGCGGGCGGCCCGGTGGGGGCCTGCACGGTCATGCGCGGGTCCGCCGCTCGGCGTACCGGCTGCCGCTGTCGACGACTTGCCTGGGCTTCATCCGGGCCCCCTTCGCCCCGAACCGGGCTCCGGGCCGTGTGTCCGGCGCGCAGCCACAGCGGAACGGAACAGGCCCGTTCCGTTCGCCGGGAACGTACACCCGCCCCGGACGGAACGCAACCGTTCCGTCCGGTGTTAGTCTCCGGCGGTGGACACGACCGGCCGAAACGCTCTCGATCCCCGTAGACCCACGGGCTCCGCGGTGTTGCGGGAGTCCGTGACCGAGACGATCCGGCGGGCGGTGTTCGAGGAACTGGCCGAGACCGGGTACGCCCGGATGTCGATGGAGGCCGTGACCCGCCGGGCCCGGGTCGGCAAGGCCGCGCTCTACCGCCGCTGGCCCGCCAAGGAGGCGATGGTGGTGGAGCTGGTCTCCGAGGCCGCCGCCGCCCATCTGCCGGCCGGCGCGGGCTCGGGTTCGCTGCGCGCCGACGTCGAACGGTTCGTCCGCGACACCATGGCCGATCTGCGCCATCCCCTGGTCGGCCGGATCGTTCCGGACCTGGTCGCCGAATCGGCCCGCAACCCCTCCCTGCGCGAGGCCCTCCACCGGGCGGTCCTCGCCCCGCGGCGCGCCGCGGTGGCGGAGCTGCTGCGGCAGGCGGTGGACCGCGGGGAACTGTCCGCCGACCTCGACATGGGCCTGGCCGTGGACCTGTTCGGCGCCCCGCTGTACTTCCGGATGCTCGCGGTCGGCGGCCCGACCGACGACGCCTACGTCACCCGTCTGACGCACGCGGTGCTGGCGGCGCTGGCTTCGAGCCGTTAGCCGCCGCCGCGGACGACGAACTGCCGTGTTTTGTCACGCGGATGCGTAGACGCGCCGTACGGGATGCACCTACGGTCTCCGGGCAGCCAAGCCCTGGAGTACCGGATGCGCCGTAGCTCCTCGCCCCTGTCCCTGGTCCTGCTGGGCCTCGGGGTCTTCCTGCTCGTCCTCGCGCCGATGCTCGCGTGGTACGTCAAACCACGCGCGGCGGTGAACCCGGTCGACATCGACGTGACCGCGGTCTACACCGGCACGGGCAGCTATTTCGACGTCGAAGAGACCGAGACGCTGCGCGACCGGCGGATCACGGTCACGCAGCGGGTGCGTGGCGACGTCGGCGACAGCGAGCGCAGTGGGAACGCGGTGTGGGACGTGGTCACCACGGTCGACACCGAGAAGTCCCTGCCCGCCGCCGATCCGCACGACGCGCTGGACTTCTCCACCGCCCGCTGGGTCACCGACCGCAGGAGCAACCGTCCGGCGCACTGCTGCCGGGAGCAGCCGTACCACGAGGGCGAGGCCTATCTGAAGTTCCCCTTCGACGTGCAGAAGCGCTCCTACCGCTGGTGGGACAGCCAGCTCGGCGCGACCGTCACCCTCGGCTACCGGGGCACCGAGAAGGTCCGCGGCTACCAGGGGTACGTCTTCACGGGCACCGTTCCGCCGACCAGGGTCGGCGTCCGGCAGGTGCCGGGAGCGCTGGTCGGGCGCCCGGAGGCGTCGCAGGTGTTCGCCGAGGAGTGGTACTCCAACCACGGCATCAAGCTGATCATCGACCAGGCCACCGGCCGCGTGCTGTACGCCCAGTTGGGCCCCCGCCAGACGCTGCGCGCGCCGGGCGCGAAGAAGGACGCGGTGGTGCTCCTCGACGTGCGGAAGCTGAGCCACACCGCGGCGACCCAGAAGTTCGCGGTCGGCAAGGCCGAGGAGGACAGCGCGCGGCTGCGGGCCGTCGGAACCACGGTGCCGATCACCGCGGCGGCCGCGGGCTTCGCCCTCGCGGTCGTGGGCGCCGTCCTGGTCGTGCGGGGGCGGACGCGTCCCGAGGAGGAGTGACGCGCCGGCGGCGGTGCGAACGGGCTGCTCGTCCCGCCCGCACCGTCGGCGTGCGGGCCGTCAGGCGCCGCAGGACCTCAGGAACTTCCGGGTGCGGACCGCGATCGGCAGCGGCTTGTCCGGCTCGCACGGGTACATGTCCTGCTCGACGATCGCGAACAGGTCGACGCCCAGGCCCTGGGCCGCCGCCAGCACCGGCTCCAGCGCGGGCACCCCGGTGGGGGGTTCGCACATCACGCCGCGCTGCACGGCCGGCCCGAACGGCACCTCGTTCGCGACGACGTCGGCGAGGATCGCCGGGTCGACCTGCTTGAGGTGCAGATAGCCGATGCGCTCGCCGTACGTCTCGATCAGCTTGACGCTGTCGCCGCCGCAGTAGGCGTAGTGCCCGGTGTCCAGGCAGAGGTTGACCAGCCCGGCGTCGGTGGAGTCGAGGAAGCGCTCGACATGGGTCTCGGTGTCGATGTGGGTGTCGGCGTGCGGGTGGACCACGATGTCCAGGCCGTACGTCTCCTTCACCTCGTGTCCGAGGCGTTCCATGCCCTTGGTCAGGTGGGACCACTGCTCGGTGGTGAGCTCCGGCGCCTCCAGGATCTCGGCGGTCTTGTCGTCGCGCCAGAAGGAGGGGATCACCACCAGGTGCTTCGCGCCCATCGCCTGGGTGAGGGCGGCGACCTGGCCGACGTGCTCCCAGGTGGCGTCCCAGACGGAGGGGCCGCGGTGCAGTCCCGTGAAGACCGTGCCCGCGGAGACCTTCAGGCCGCGCCGGCCGACCTCGTCGGTGAGCCGGGCCGGGTCGGTCGGCAGATATCCGTACGGGCCCAGCTCGA
Coding sequences:
- a CDS encoding HAD-IIIC family phosphatase — its product is MTRTGGALGPTAPAGTWHDPGALRALRTLHRSGKLAAEYGAVRGLLARMPPADLPAAGQLLSRVDPRTVRRHAPDVAVVAVAVTGHSTVAPVVAPLTAELARHGLLLEARVAPYGAYLQDLMRPPAEGLPQVTLCLLDAHTVFDDVTVPWRVEDVESAARARLALLGGAVRAHQEAGRGLLVLNTVPLLRRFTHQLIDLRSRARLGAVWREFNCGLLALAERYPGVVTVDLDPLVGEGVPACEPRTAQYARARLSDALLAACARETAHVVRASLGRGRKVLVLDLDGTLWGGVLGEAGPDGVELGAGLRGEAFQEFQRVVAQLGSQGVLLAVSSKNDEALVREALRGHPAMLLREDSFVRVNANWKAKHDNLRDIADRLGLGLDGFVFADDSLFECGLVAERLPEVAVVRVDDEPALHPSALLADGWFDLFELTEADLARAARYRTEALREEFREDVGSYEEYLEGLGIEVTLRPPGEADLARVSQLTLRTNQFHLATERLEVPRVADWLERPGRHVIAVRARDRFGDHGLVGALFLRRDGGLLRIDNFVLSCRVFSRGIEGGCVAAVLDFARSTGADAVTGRYLPSPRNAAFASFYSDHGFTVLDRDPDAADGKHGKHAVHFRHDLATRVPAPAHLRLDAAFGPFDAPRNGQGEQS
- a CDS encoding acyl carrier protein, with translation MTTVLADTTDFRTLLGEELGLHIGADDLDRPLADFPDWDSVLLLRMVTVVEAATGRRVAVADLLQARTFRQLYEAVAGR
- a CDS encoding alpha/beta fold hydrolase, translating into MIPVAELRRFALPHAYALGVPADVLHRVLRAVHDDAADDAPGGWVHAWASLAAAAEARGRDLDAVRYHALARFPYVDGPPRRAAQEACVAAFDRWRKEVPGISRLDLPFDGSGFACWAAGLSRRHPLPLILVVGGITGTKEQWAPVLARAERLDAAVVVTELPGVGENGLSYGTDSTRMLMYLVDVLGRAADVTRTCVVGLSFGGHLALRQALEDDRVRGLATVGAPVRDFFARIARGTPLPRLVSLTLSHVTRTPVERLPAELAGWGVDEERLSRLSAHVACAAGRGDELVPYSDAELLRRTVPRLRLVENDVLGGAPERAAETRLWLLAQALRTVGTAGGVRRAAAARARVLRARHRPARASAGAPA
- a CDS encoding thioesterase II family protein, yielding MTAGAPVSCLGRAPRADARLRLFCFHHAGGGASFFSSWPARVPPGVDVLPVQLPGREGRYRERRFQDAGEAVEALDRDLGPLLDEGPWAAYGHSMGALLACALAAARLRAGGRGPEALFLGAYAAPHRTSALPAPDRFDDGELARLLVGFGGLDARFLGRDDWLRALLPVVRDDLRICASHHRAGLPDPHDARTRLPLTLEAFAGTDDPLVAPDAVRDWGRYARDVRLTSLPGGHFFPREAPEPFFARFIPALARLLAGPGAARAAPG
- a CDS encoding MBL fold metallo-hydrolase; translation: MPTIDILLPGFAIDTDQGHPAFCGVFLVRGPDTAGRSRTVLVDAAHVGRRPFLRDALAAHGLTAGDIDTVVLTHAHWDHVQNIDLFPHATLVVHRDERRYAHTPHADDWATPGWTGLLLEQLPVREVTDGEEIIPGVEVLALPGHSPGSIGVVVRTDRGRATVTGDALHFAYVARTRRNPLVFWDEDAATRSIDRVLAVSDVIYPGHDRPFRMTEAGDIDYLERFALTLTGLGPDTPGLSFADGTSRPTWTMPGVREQRALYEKNAAEIDRRISRVPRVLRPDLPGAGPARG
- a CDS encoding AMP-binding protein, which translates into the protein MNAYAWRPTAEFTEHGNIAAFCRRHGVDGGYRALQARSVADPEWFWERAVEDIGIVWHLRPERMCDESGGIAFTRWFPGGRTNLVDSCLERHVRQGRGRAPALRWEREDGTRGVLAYDEVTALSARAAGGLRRLGVGAGDRVACHLPPGPEAFLLIFACARIGAILVPLFSGFGARALAVRLVDSGARVLVTARTSGRHGRPHDMAAVARRAVAEAPDVRQLVVVPERPAGPGERVPATGWDEVLAAEPAATVSLDAAAPFLLLHTSGTTGRPKGAVHTHGGFTAQVGSETRFNLDLRPDDVVFWVTDPGWIMFPLVAVGAALAGACVLAYEGAIDHPDAGRLRRLLDEHEVTVFGSSPSLSRTMLRADPPRPAAPSRVRVLGSTGEPWTAEAWHWYFAEFGGGRSPVINICGGTEVGGSLLASAPTLPQSPRGFAGPCLGIDARVEDDSGTEVPEGRIGELVVRRSWPGMTRGLWRARKRFADAYFSRRPGRWSHGDLVSRVGQEWFVHGRLDDVIKVAGKRLGPAEAEDAALTDPALAEAAAVGVPDPVKGESLWLFAVPVPGRTLDTADLERIRRRVADALGAAFRPGRVVSVPGLPKTRNGKVMRRLVRALATGADPGDLSALVDPASLDAIREAADGPAGHRP
- a CDS encoding thiolase family protein, translated to MPVDIAVVDGARTPIGRCRGALSTARTHRLGALVIREAVVRAGMQPGAVDEVVLGCVGQVGPEAFNARRAALSAGLPVRVTAHNVNRLCGSGLQAVWTAAQSLALGAADVVVAGGNESMTRQPLLDYGERAPGEVPGQPSVDGTTSLVTDPFGNYPMGVTGELVARRHGISRERQDRWAAESQRRAAAAVASRRFEEQIVPVATADGMVERDEHPRPGTTVEKLAALPAAFAPDGTVTAGNSAGLNDGAAAVLLMRTADLAPGTTPLCRLRDTAVTALEPEIMGLAPADAVRVLLRRNDLTLDDIDVVELNEAFAAQVLAVLDTLGLDPERVNPNGGAIALGHPIGATGTVLLLKAAHELRRTGGRYAVVALCIGGGQGIAALIENGAA